Below is a window of Acidimicrobiales bacterium DNA.
CGCATGCACCTCTTCTCGCTGCCCTCGACCCCGCGACGCCTCTTCGGCGCCTTCAGTTTCGTCCGGGTGGCGGCCGCGACGGCGCTCTTGATCGGCGCCGGCGTCGCCGGCGTCGTGATCGCGACCCTCGAATGGCAGCACGCCGGCTTCGGGGCGCTGAACACCCGCCACGAGGTGCGGCTGATCATCCCCGCGATCACCGCGCTCGTCGTCGGCTTCCAGCTACTTCTCGGGCGGCTCTTCATGGGCCTGCTCGGCAGTGAGTTCGCCGAAGGCCAAGTCTCCTGAGCGGCCGTCGGGTGCCGCCGCGGTGAGCGCGCCGCTGCGCTTCCTGGCGGTGATGGCGCTCGTCGTCGGCGCGAGCTACGGCTGGGGGAGCACCCTCCTCACCCTCGCGCGCCGCCGCACCGCGGCCGGCAGCGAGGAGTTCGGCGTGGCAATGCGGGTCGCCCTCGGCCTCGCGGCCTTCCTCGCGGTCGGCGGTTACGCGGTCGCGGCAGGGGTGGGGGGTCTGGCCTTCCTCCTCGGGTGGCAGATCGCCGGCTGCGCGCTGTTGCTCTGGAGGTTGCTGCGCATCCACGGGCCGATGTACTCCCCGCTCGCCACCCTCGGCGGCGTGGCGGCGTTCGGGGCCACCGCGTTCTGCGCCTTCGGCGTCGCGCTGAGCGGCCCCTTCAACGCCAACGACGACGGACCGGCCTATCTCTACCTTGCGCAGCGCCTGCTCTCGACGGGAGGTCTCATCGACCCCTTCAACACCCGGCGGGTCAACTCCTACGGGGGTGCCGAGCTCTTCCAGGCGCTCGTGCTCCGCATCTCGGGGAACTCGGCCGGCCTCGGCGTCGAGTGGTTCCTCTTCGCCCTCCTCCTCGTGGCGCTCGTCGTCGAGGGGGTACGCCGTCGCTGGCTCGCGCTCGCCGTGCTCGTCGTCGCGGCCGGCATCGTCCTCGTCCGCCCCGTCGGGATCTGGGTGAACGTCGCCCCCACCTTCTCCGGCGCCGCGCTCACCCTGGCGCTGATGCGGATGGTGCGCGGTGCGCGGCACGGGGTTGGGGAGCGGTGGCGCTTCGCGCTCGCCGGCCTGCTCCTCGCGGCGCTCCTCTCGCTGCGCTTCGAGTTCCTGCTCGCTCCGGCGCTCGTGGTCGTCGTGGTCCCCCTCGCAGTGGTGCGCGGGCGGGCCGGCCGAGCGGCGCTGCTCGCCGCCGCGGTCGCCTCCGTCGCGGGGATCGGCGGCTGGGCGATCGCGCTCGCCCGCTCGTCGGGGACGGCGCTGTTCCCGTTGCTCGCCGGCAACTGGACCTCGGCCGACCAGTGGCGGGACCCCGCGGTGCACTCCCTCTCGGGCTACCTGCACCGATTCGCGCTCGGCGCGCGCCAGGACCACTGGGACGTCGCGCTGCTCGGAGCTCTCCTTCTCGTGGCGCTGCTCGGCGAGGTCGTGCGCCGCCTCGCCCTCGGCGGCGAGGAGCGGGCGCGCCTCGCGGTCGGCGCCGTCGTGGTCCTGGCCGCGGTGCTCGGCTGCGCCCTCGCACTGGCCTCGGAGTCGGTCGAGCTCTCCGGGGCGCTCCCCACCGACCTCGGCCGTTACAGCGCGCCGAGCACGCTCGCCGTGCTCTGCTTCGCCTTGCTCCTCGCTCTCGAGGTGGCCGGCGCACAGCGGCCCGCGACCGCCTCCCGCGCCGCCTCCCGTCTCGGTGTCGGCGCCGCGCTGCTCGGCGCGCTCGGCCTGTTCGTCGCCTTCCTCGGCGTGCCGCTCTCCTTCTACGGCCCCGCCGCGCTCGCCGCGGTCGAGCGGGGGAGCGACCTGCTCTCGGGGCGCGAGGTGCTCCTCGACCACTACGCGAACGAGCGCCGGGAGTACGCGGCGCTCGACCGCGCGATCCCCGCCCACGCTTACGTGCTGGCCGCCGTCGATGAGCCCGCGCTCCTCGACTTCTCCCGCTCCTCGTTCACCACCCTCGACGTCGTCGGGGGGAGCTCGCCGGCGCCGCACCTCCCGCTCGCAGAAGGCGCCAAGGCGGTCGTCTCCTACCTGCGCGCCCTCGGGATCGACGGCATCGCCGCCTCCTCGCCGAGCCGCGCCGGCTTCTACAACCTGCCGGCCGCGATCGAGAACGTCGACAGCGGGATCTACAACTACCGGGTCTCGGCACGCGCCGTGGTGGCGTGGGCCAAGGTGCTGGCGACGATCCGGGCTGAGGACCGGGGGCACCGGGTGCGAGCGGGGACCCTCTACTACCTGCCGCTCGCGCCGCTTCCCGGCTAGCGGCCGACGAGGCCGTCGATCAGCTCCCTCGTGATGTCCATGTGGCCGGCGTGGCGGGCCGTCTCCTCGATCTCATGGGCGAGGACCCAGCGCAGCGTCGTCGGGCGGAGCTCACCGACCGAGCGTTGATCGAGGGAGGTGGCGACGTCGATGGCGGCGTCGGCGGCGCGGCTCTCGGCTCGGTAGAAGGCGATCACCTCCGCGGCCGAGGCGCCATCGGGGACGTCGAAGGTCATCGCGAAGCGGTCATCGGTGAAGGAGAGGTCGAGTGGCTCGCCGGCGAAGACCGCCCGGAACCAGAAGCGCTCCCCGTAGGCGAGGTGGGTGGCGATGCCGCCGAGGCTGTTGGCAGAGGAGGCTGGCCGCCAGCGCAGCTGCTCGTCGTCGAGGCCCTCGAGCTTGTAGATCACGCTCTCCCGCTGGAAGGTGAGCCACGCCCGGAGGAGCGTCGGCTCGTCGGCACCGGCGCCCTCGGCCGGACGGGGGGCGTGCAGGGTCGGCGGGACCGAGGAGCGAGCATCGGAGCCTTCGGCGTTGGGGGCCACCGGGACAAGTGTGCCTTCCCGCGGTGCGCCCCGCGCCCGCGGGCGCGGGCTCGCACGGTGCCGCGCACTACCTTCGGGCGGTGCACCGGATCCTGCTGCGCACGGTGGTGTTGGACTTCGCTCCCGAGAGCCACGACGCCGCGCTCGCCTTCTGGGAGCGCGCCCTTCTCGCCACCGGCCGTCCCGGCACGATCCATCCCGAGTACCACGTCCTCGAGCACCCGAGCGCGCTCGGTCCGGTGCTCGCGCAGCGCCTCGGCGAGGGGCCGAGCCGGGTCCATCTCGACATCGAGAGCGACGATCCCGCCGCGGAGGTCGCTCGCCTGGTGGACGCCGGTGCCGTGCTCGTCGCGCGCCACGACGACTGCACGGTGCTCGCCGACCCGGCCGGGCTGGCCTTTTGTGTGGTGCCGGCCGAGGACGACGACTTTGCGGCGCTGTCCTTTCCCGTCGGCGAGTGAGACGGGCCGCCGACCGGCCCGGTGGCGCGCCCTTCGTATATTGAGCGGTGCCCCGAGGGGGCGGGCGGCAGTCGCCCGGCCGCGTGGGCACGGGAGGTAGTCGTGCCGGAGCTCCGTCAGCGACCGCCGATGTCGGCGCGCACGCTCTCCGACCAGCTGCCCGAGCGGCTCATCGAGGCCAAGGCCGAGGGCGAGCGCCAGCTCCGCGAGCCCTTCTCGGGCATCGTCGCGGCGGTCGGCCGCCGGGAGGGCCTCTTCCCGCTCAGGCGCACCGGGGTGGGGACCGAGCGCCTCGTCAGCGCAGCACGGCACCTCCTCGAGTCGCTCAGCCTCCCGGAGCGGGAGGAGGCGTGCTTCCCGATCGACAGCGACGCCTGGCGGCGGTGGAGCAACATCCACCCCTTCTTTATGCGCCACGGGCTGTCCCTCGAGGGCCTCGTCGCGCAAAAGCGCGAACGGGCCCTCGCGCTCGTCGCCGCGGCGCTCTCCGAGGAGGGCTACGAGGCCGCTCGCGACGTCATGCGCCTCAACGAGAACCTGCGCGAGATCTCGGGCTCGGACGAGGAGTACGGGGAGTGGCTCTACTGGCTGTCGCTGTTCGGCGAGCCCTCGGCTACAGAGCCCTGGGGCTTCCAGCTCGACGGCCACCACCTGATCGTCAACTGCTTCGTGCTCGGCGACCAGCTGGTGGTGACGCCGATGTTCCTCGGCTCCGAGCCCGTGCTCGCCGCGTCGGGGAAGTACAAGGGGACGCGCGTCTTCGCCGCCGAGGAGCACAAGGCGCTCCGCCTCGGTCAGTCGCTCTCGGCCGAGCAGTTCGCGGTCGCGCAGCTCGCGACCGCCACCCCCGGCGAGATCTTCACCGCCGCCTACCGGGACAACCTCGTCCTCGACCCGCAGGGGATCGCCTACGGCGAGCTCGACGACGAGCAGCGCGAGCGCCTCGTCGAGCTGGTCGCCGTGCACGTCGGTCGCATCCGCGCCGGCCACTCCGAACTGCGCATGGCCGAGGTGGGCGAGCACCTCGACGAGACGCGCTTCGCCTGGATGGGCGGGCGCGGCGACGACGACCCCTTCTACTACCGGGTGCACAGCCCGGTGCTGCTCATCGAGTTCGACCATCTCGCCGGGATCGCCTTCGACAACGACGAGCCGACCCGCAATCACGTGCACTCGGTCGTCCGCACCCCGAACGGCAACGACTACGGGGCCGACCTCCTCGCCCAGCACCACGCGCTCGCGCACGCCAACGGCGCGCGCCGGGGACGTCTCAGTCCCTGAAGCCGGGGTTGTCTCGCTCGAGGAGGCGGAGCATCGCCTCCCACTCCATGTCGCCGAAGCGGCGGCGGACCTTCGGGTCGTAGAGGTTGGCCGTCTTCTCGCGGACCGCCTCGGAGGGCTCGACGAGCGTCGCCCCCGAGGCCATCGCGTCGAGCTGCGCCTTGCAGGCGAGCTCGACCCAGTAGGTCATGTTGAAGGCCTCGGGGATCGTCTCCGCACAGACGAGCAGGCCGTGGTTGCGGAGGAACATCACGTGCTTGTCGCCGAGGTCACCGACGAGGCGCTGCCGCTCGTCGGTGTCGAGGGCGACCCCCTCGTAGTCGTGGTAGGCGACGTCGCCGTAGAAGCGCATCGCGTGCTGGCTGAGCGGGCGCAGCCCGCACTCCATCATCGAGACGGCCATGGAGGCGCGCGAGTGGGTGTGGATCACGCAGCCGACGTCCTCGCGGGCGCCGTGCACCGCGCTGTGGATCACGTAGCCGGCCTGGTTGATGCCGTACGGGTTGTCCGGGCGGGAGAGGACCGTGCCCTCGAGGTCGATCTTGTAGAGGCTCGAGGCGGTCATCTCCTCGTAGAGGTAGCCGTAGGAGTTGATGAGGAAGTGGCCCTCCTCCCCGGGGACCCGCGCCGTGATGTGGTTGTAGATGAGGTCGCTCATCCCGTACTTCGCGACCAGGCGGTAACAGGCGGCCAGGTCGACGCGCGTCGCCCACTCCTCCTCGGAACAGCCGGTCGTCGCAGCGGGCGCGACGAGCTCGCTCGTGGTCATGGCACCTCCCGGGTACTCGGAGGGCGGCCCTCCTGCGAGCGAGACTAGAGGGCGGCGCAAGGCGGGCGTGGCGGCGGTCGAACGACAGGCGCTCTGGCCGCCGGACCGGTACGGTCGGCTGGTGAGCGTGAGCGAAGCGGGCGCCGTCTACGTCGCGAGCCCCCTCGGCTTCAGCGAGCCGGGGCGCCACTACCTCACCGACGTGCTCCATCCCCGTCTCGAGGCCGAGGGCTACGAGGTGCTCGACCCCTGGTTCGACCCCTACGGACGCTTCGCCGTGCTGGTGGAGACCCCCCGGTCAGAGGAGCGGGACACGGCGCTGCGCCGGCTGAACGACGAGACCGGCGCGAAGAACGCCCTCCTCATCCGCCAGTGCTCGGTCGTCCTCGCCCTCCTCGATGGCGCGGAGCCCGACCCCGGGACCGCCGCGGAGGTCGGCTATGCCTCAGCGCTCGGGCGACGGGTCGTGGGGCTGCGCAGCGACTTCCGCCTCGCGGGGGACAACGACCAGTCGCGGATCAACCTGCAGGTCGAGTACTTCATCCGCGCCTCGGGTGGCTCGCTCGAGACGACCCTGGACGCCGCGCTCGCCGCGCTCGCCGGGGAGTGACCCTGCGGCCCGCCGCGCGCACGACGACGCGCGCGGCACCCGCTACCAGCTGCCGCGGTGGTCCGAGATGCTGAAGGCGAGGGGGAGCACGATCGCGGTGACGACGATCGCGCAGACGATGAAGATGTGCGAGAGCGCCATCCCCTCGTCCGCGCTGCGCGCCGCGATCGAGGTCGCGATGGAGACCACCGAGATCGCCCCGAACTGACGGAACATGCCGCGCAGCCCCGAGATCGACCCGGCGGACTGCGGCGCGAGGTGGAGCATCGCGTTGTTCGTCGAGGGGGCCGCCATCCCGTTGCCGATCCCCATCAACGCGGCGCCCATGGCCAGCCATGCGTAGACGGTGAGGGCGTGCGGGGCGATGCCGAGGACGATCATCCCGGCCGCCGCGAAGCTGAAGCCGGCGATCATCGGTCGCCGGTAGCCGATGCGGCGGATGAGGAAGGCGGTCGTCGAGGCGATCGTGAGCACGCCGACCGCCCTCGTCGAGAGGAAGCTGCCGGCCTCGAGTGAGCCGAAGTGGTAGCGCTGCTCGGCATAGAGCGGGAGCATCGCCCCGATGCCGAGGGCGCACCCTCCGTAGAGGTAGTTGATGAGGTTGAGCGTGCCGAAGGAGCGCTCCCGGAGCAGGTGGATCGGGATGATCGGGTCGGTCCGCACCTTCATGTGGTGGACGAAGAATGCGCCGCAGACGATCGCGCCGCCCATCGGGGCGATCACCGGCGCCGACCAGAGCGAGGTCGCACGGTTGCCGAGCGCCGAGATCCCGTACATGAGGGGGAGGAGGATCCCCGCGAGCAGCGCCACCCCGCTCACGTCGGGCTTGGGGACGACGAGCGGGCGCGAGCGGGGGACGAAGCGCACCGTCATCCCGATCGCCACGATGCCGATCGGGATGTTGATGAGGAAGACCCCCCGCCACGACCAGTAGGTGACGAGGACGCCGCCGAGCACCGGCCCCGCGAGGGAGCCGATCGGCACGGTGCTCGAGATCATCCCGACGGCGCGGTCGCGGTTGCGGCCGAAGTGGTCGGTGATGATCCCGATCGCGGAGGGCGTGAAGGCGCCGCCGCCGAGGGCCTGCACCGCCCGGCAGGAGATGAGCACGTAGATGTTGCTCGCCGTGGCACAGGCGAGCGAGGAGGCGGTGAACAGCACGAGGGCGAAGAAGAAGACCTTCTTCCGCCCGAACTGGTCGCTGATCCGACCCGCGACCGGAAAGGCCATCACGAGGCCGAACTGGTAGGCGGTGATCGTCCATCCCGCCCAGTTGAGGGGTGCGTGCAGGTCGTGGCGCAGCGTCGGGAGGGCGGTGGCGACGATCGACTGGTCGAGCGAGGCCATCGTCATCGCCGTGACGGCGACGGTGAAGATGAGGTACGGGTGGATCTTGTGGCCCCGCGGATCGAGTGTCTCGGGCGTCTCCTCCCCGACGGGGTCGGGGAGCTTGGCGGCGGTGCTCACTGGCTCACCCCCGCTCGCAGCGCCCTGCGCCGAGGGTATCAGCGGAAGGCACTTCGCAAGGCTAACCACTTTGCGCCGCACCGAAAGGGCGCTCAGTCCCCCGAGGTCGTCGCGAGATGGCCGAAGAGAGCCTCCAGACGGCGCACGGCCGCGGGGTCGAGCGGCGGCGAGTCGATCGAGGCGACGTTCTCGGTGAGGTGCTCGGGGCTGCCCGTCCCGGTGAGGATCACCGCCCCGGGCGCCTGGTGGCGAGCAAAGCGGTAGGCGGCGTCGACGAGCGAGCGGGCCCCGCCCTCGCGGACGAGGAACTCGAGCGGCTCACCGGTTCCGAGGAGCTCGGCGTCGACCAGGCCGTCGGTGACGAGCCCGGCGAGGATCTCGTGGAGGCGCTCGGGGCGGCTGAGTGCCCTGCGCACCGCGTACATCACCTCGACGCCCGTGCCGCGCTTCGCCGCGGCGGGGAGGACCGAGCGCTGCGCGCTCGGGTTCAGGAAGTTGAAGCCGACCATCACGACATCGAAGCGGTCGTCCACGAGGGCGAGGCGCAGCAGCTCGTGCTCGAGGTCGGTGCCGAAGTCCTCCGAGATCGCGAGGAAGCGCGCCGAGCCCTTGGCGCGGAACTCCTCGAGCACCGGTAGCAGCTCCTCCATCGCGAACTCGTAGTCGGCGACCTCGACCGCGTGCAGGTGGAGGAGGTCGACGACGTCGGTCCCGAGGTTGCGGAGCGACTCCTCGAGGGCCTGGCGCACCTCCTCCGCGGAGTTGCGCTCGCCGAGGCGCTTGCGGGGGCGGACCTTGGTCGAGAGCACGATCTCGTCGCGCCGCCCGGCGATCGCCTTGCCGACGATCTCCTCGGTCCCGTAGGTGGGGGCGGTGTCGACGAAGGTGATCCCGAGGTCGAGCGCGTGACGGACGAGGTCGATCGGGGACTGCGCGTCGGCGCCGGTGCGCAGGCCGAGGCGGCTCGGTCCCCCCGCGCCGAGGCCGGCGACGCTCGCGGTGAGACCGGTGCGACCAAGGGTGATCTGCTGCATCAGCTCAACCTACGCGCCCGCCGGATCCCCGCCTTTGCGGCCGCACCGAGCGGCGCGGCGATGCTCGCCTCGACGTCCTCGGTGCTCGTCGCCCAGCAGCTCACGCTGATCCGCATCGCAGAGCGGTCCCGCCACTGCGTCGGCCCGCACCAACAGGTGCCCTCCTGTTGCAGTGCGGCGATCACCGCCGCGTTGCGCTCGGCGCCGCCGAAGTCGACGACCACCTGGTTGAGGTGGACGCGGTTGAGTACTTCGTGGCCGGCGTCCACGAGCGCCGCGGCGAAGCGGCGGGCGTGCGCGCAGCTCGCGGCGACGAGCGCCGCGAGGCCCTCGCGCCCGAGCGAGGCGAGCACCGCCCAGACCTCCGCCCCGCGGGCGCGCTGGGAGGTCTGGGGGGTGTAGCGCATCGGGTCGCGGCCGGCCCCCCGCGGCAGGTAGGCGGCGGCGGCCTGCATCGCCTGCGCGAGGTCCTCGGGGTCGCGCACGAGGGCGATGCCGCAGTCGTAGGTGGTGTTCAGCCACTTGTGGGCGTCGGTCGCCCAGGAGTCGGCGAGCTCGACGCCCCCCACCTCGTGGGCGAGGGAGGGGCACGCCGCAGCCCACAGGCCGAAGGCGCCGTCCACGTGCACCCAGGCGCCGGCGGCGTGCGCCCACTCGACGAGCGGAGCGAAGGGGTCGCTCGCCCCGCTGTTCACGTTGCCGGCCTGCAGGCAGAGGATCGCCGGGGAGGTGATTGCGGGGAGCGCCTCGGCGAGGATCCGCCCCTCGTCGTCGACGGGCAGCCGGCGGGCGCGGTCGCGGCCGAGGCCGATCAGGCCGAGCGCCTTGCGCACTGTGGTGTGCGCCTCGTCACCGACGAAGACCTCGACCGGCGGCGCCCCGACGAGGCCGTCGGCGGCGGCGTCCCAGCCCTGCCGGCGGAGGACCGCGTCGCGTGCCGCGGCGAGGCAGCTCGCGTTGGCCATCGAGGCGCCGGTGACGAAGCCGCCACCGGTCGTGGCGGGGAGGCCGAGGAGCTCGACGACCCATCCGAGCGCGATCGCCTCGAGGTGC
It encodes the following:
- a CDS encoding pyridoxal-dependent decarboxylase, with the translated sequence MDDEAVTRRLAGRAVLLDDAAARAKRYLAELAGRPVRPDPGGIAALSGFPAALPERGLEETEVLALLDGLGSPATVATAGPRFFGFVNGGALPVAVASSWLLAAWDQNVALGVMSPAAPHLEAIALGWVVELLGLPATTGGGFVTGASMANASCLAAARDAVLRRQGWDAAADGLVGAPPVEVFVGDEAHTTVRKALGLIGLGRDRARRLPVDDEGRILAEALPAITSPAILCLQAGNVNSGASDPFAPLVEWAHAAGAWVHVDGAFGLWAAACPSLAHEVGGVELADSWATDAHKWLNTTYDCGIALVRDPEDLAQAMQAAAAYLPRGAGRDPMRYTPQTSQRARGAEVWAVLASLGREGLAALVAASCAHARRFAAALVDAGHEVLNRVHLNQVVVDFGGAERNAAVIAALQQEGTCWCGPTQWRDRSAMRISVSCWATSTEDVEASIAAPLGAAAKAGIRRARRLS
- a CDS encoding nucleoside 2-deoxyribosyltransferase, whose translation is MSVSEAGAVYVASPLGFSEPGRHYLTDVLHPRLEAEGYEVLDPWFDPYGRFAVLVETPRSEERDTALRRLNDETGAKNALLIRQCSVVLALLDGAEPDPGTAAEVGYASALGRRVVGLRSDFRLAGDNDQSRINLQVEYFIRASGGSLETTLDAALAALAGE
- a CDS encoding DinB family protein; protein product: MAPNAEGSDARSSVPPTLHAPRPAEGAGADEPTLLRAWLTFQRESVIYKLEGLDDEQLRWRPASSANSLGGIATHLAYGERFWFRAVFAGEPLDLSFTDDRFAMTFDVPDGASAAEVIAFYRAESRAADAAIDVATSLDQRSVGELRPTTLRWVLAHEIEETARHAGHMDITRELIDGLVGR
- a CDS encoding aldo/keto reductase, translating into MQQITLGRTGLTASVAGLGAGGPSRLGLRTGADAQSPIDLVRHALDLGITFVDTAPTYGTEEIVGKAIAGRRDEIVLSTKVRPRKRLGERNSAEEVRQALEESLRNLGTDVVDLLHLHAVEVADYEFAMEELLPVLEEFRAKGSARFLAISEDFGTDLEHELLRLALVDDRFDVVMVGFNFLNPSAQRSVLPAAAKRGTGVEVMYAVRRALSRPERLHEILAGLVTDGLVDAELLGTGEPLEFLVREGGARSLVDAAYRFARHQAPGAVILTGTGSPEHLTENVASIDSPPLDPAAVRRLEALFGHLATTSGD
- a CDS encoding class II aldolase/adducin family protein; amino-acid sequence: MTTSELVAPAATTGCSEEEWATRVDLAACYRLVAKYGMSDLIYNHITARVPGEEGHFLINSYGYLYEEMTASSLYKIDLEGTVLSRPDNPYGINQAGYVIHSAVHGAREDVGCVIHTHSRASMAVSMMECGLRPLSQHAMRFYGDVAYHDYEGVALDTDERQRLVGDLGDKHVMFLRNHGLLVCAETIPEAFNMTYWVELACKAQLDAMASGATLVEPSEAVREKTANLYDPKVRRRFGDMEWEAMLRLLERDNPGFRD
- a CDS encoding MFS transporter; this translates as MSTAAKLPDPVGEETPETLDPRGHKIHPYLIFTVAVTAMTMASLDQSIVATALPTLRHDLHAPLNWAGWTITAYQFGLVMAFPVAGRISDQFGRKKVFFFALVLFTASSLACATASNIYVLISCRAVQALGGGAFTPSAIGIITDHFGRNRDRAVGMISSTVPIGSLAGPVLGGVLVTYWSWRGVFLINIPIGIVAIGMTVRFVPRSRPLVVPKPDVSGVALLAGILLPLMYGISALGNRATSLWSAPVIAPMGGAIVCGAFFVHHMKVRTDPIIPIHLLRERSFGTLNLINYLYGGCALGIGAMLPLYAEQRYHFGSLEAGSFLSTRAVGVLTIASTTAFLIRRIGYRRPMIAGFSFAAAGMIVLGIAPHALTVYAWLAMGAALMGIGNGMAAPSTNNAMLHLAPQSAGSISGLRGMFRQFGAISVVSIATSIAARSADEGMALSHIFIVCAIVVTAIVLPLAFSISDHRGSW
- a CDS encoding DUF3500 domain-containing protein, whose translation is MPELRQRPPMSARTLSDQLPERLIEAKAEGERQLREPFSGIVAAVGRREGLFPLRRTGVGTERLVSAARHLLESLSLPEREEACFPIDSDAWRRWSNIHPFFMRHGLSLEGLVAQKRERALALVAAALSEEGYEAARDVMRLNENLREISGSDEEYGEWLYWLSLFGEPSATEPWGFQLDGHHLIVNCFVLGDQLVVTPMFLGSEPVLAASGKYKGTRVFAAEEHKALRLGQSLSAEQFAVAQLATATPGEIFTAAYRDNLVLDPQGIAYGELDDEQRERLVELVAVHVGRIRAGHSELRMAEVGEHLDETRFAWMGGRGDDDPFYYRVHSPVLLIEFDHLAGIAFDNDEPTRNHVHSVVRTPNGNDYGADLLAQHHALAHANGARRGRLSP
- a CDS encoding VOC family protein; the protein is MHRILLRTVVLDFAPESHDAALAFWERALLATGRPGTIHPEYHVLEHPSALGPVLAQRLGEGPSRVHLDIESDDPAAEVARLVDAGAVLVARHDDCTVLADPAGLAFCVVPAEDDDFAALSFPVGE